The following coding sequences lie in one Candidatus Nitrospira nitrificans genomic window:
- the argS gene encoding arginine--tRNA ligase, which yields MSQGFVQERVTTALLGALNGAREKGQLKTTAWPTLSLDAPKRPEWGDLASTVAMSLASSEHKAPHDIAQIIVENIPQREQLFERVEIVRPGFLNLTVKPALWQEVLREIESHGAHYGRTAVGAGRRVLVEYVSANPTGPLHVGHGRGAAVGQAVVRLLDAIGYDAVGEYYINDAGRQMKLLGASVYARYQELSGHTVEFPEDGYHGSYITSVARQLKEQLDPIAGELTPADLETRCRSFAYQKLLGLIRADLMSFGIEIQSWFSETSLLESKAIEVALEELKTRDLLFQQDGAWWFRASMYGDEKDRVVKKQDGEYTYLASDIAYHHDKLRRGYDLLVDVFGADHHGYIPRMQAVMQAYGHPKDRLHVVLVQLVKLLRDGVEVKMSKRTGEFITMREVLDEVGADAAKFYFLMRDSNTHLEFDLELAKQRSADNPVYYVQYAHARICSLWRVASARGIARPSAEGTDLTVLADPDELGLMKKLSSYPEVVQASALAFEPHRVTYYLQQLAALLHTFYNKHRVLPPEPDHENKESVPAEALMPNRTAARLVLMSAVQQVLRNGLNVLGISAPEHM from the coding sequence GTGTCTCAAGGATTTGTGCAAGAGAGGGTGACAACGGCCCTCCTTGGCGCCCTCAACGGCGCGAGGGAAAAGGGGCAGTTGAAGACGACGGCTTGGCCCACGCTGAGTCTTGATGCCCCCAAACGGCCGGAGTGGGGCGACCTTGCTTCCACGGTCGCTATGTCATTAGCCTCCTCTGAGCACAAGGCGCCTCATGATATAGCCCAGATCATTGTAGAAAATATTCCTCAGCGAGAGCAGCTGTTTGAGCGTGTCGAAATCGTTCGTCCCGGTTTCTTGAATTTGACGGTTAAACCGGCTCTCTGGCAGGAGGTGCTTCGTGAAATCGAGTCGCACGGGGCTCATTATGGCCGGACAGCGGTCGGAGCCGGCCGTCGCGTGTTGGTTGAATATGTGAGCGCGAATCCGACCGGGCCGTTGCATGTCGGCCATGGCAGGGGGGCGGCGGTCGGGCAGGCAGTCGTCCGGCTACTCGATGCGATCGGATACGATGCCGTGGGCGAGTACTATATCAACGACGCAGGCCGACAGATGAAATTATTGGGCGCGTCCGTATATGCGCGCTACCAAGAGTTGTCAGGCCACACGGTTGAGTTTCCCGAGGATGGCTATCATGGGTCGTATATCACCTCTGTGGCGCGGCAGCTCAAGGAGCAACTCGATCCCATAGCTGGCGAACTGACTCCCGCCGATCTTGAGACTCGCTGCCGATCCTTTGCCTATCAGAAACTGCTGGGACTTATCCGTGCCGATCTTATGTCTTTTGGGATCGAGATCCAATCCTGGTTCAGCGAAACGTCGCTTCTAGAGTCCAAAGCTATCGAGGTGGCTCTGGAGGAATTGAAAACCCGCGATCTCCTGTTCCAACAGGACGGGGCATGGTGGTTTCGGGCGTCCATGTATGGCGACGAAAAAGACCGTGTCGTCAAGAAACAGGACGGTGAGTATACGTACTTGGCTTCCGATATCGCCTACCATCACGACAAGCTGAGGCGTGGCTACGATCTGCTGGTCGATGTCTTCGGTGCCGACCACCATGGGTATATCCCGCGCATGCAAGCCGTCATGCAGGCCTATGGGCATCCCAAAGATCGTCTCCATGTCGTGCTGGTCCAGTTGGTGAAGTTATTGCGGGACGGAGTCGAAGTGAAGATGTCCAAGCGGACCGGGGAATTCATCACGATGCGGGAAGTCCTCGATGAGGTCGGAGCGGACGCCGCGAAGTTCTATTTTCTCATGCGCGACTCCAACACGCATTTGGAGTTCGATCTGGAGTTGGCAAAGCAACGGTCCGCCGACAATCCGGTGTACTACGTTCAATATGCCCACGCGAGAATCTGCAGCCTGTGGCGTGTCGCGTCCGCCAGAGGGATTGCCCGTCCATCTGCGGAGGGGACGGACCTGACGGTGTTGGCGGATCCCGATGAATTGGGGTTGATGAAGAAACTGTCCTCGTACCCTGAGGTCGTTCAGGCGAGCGCGCTGGCTTTTGAACCGCACCGTGTGACCTATTACCTTCAACAGTTGGCGGCGCTTCTCCATACGTTTTATAACAAACATCGGGTGTTGCCTCCGGAGCCGGATCACGAGAACAAGGAGTCAGTCCCTGCTGAAGCGCTCATGCCCAACCGGACTGCCGCGCGACTGGTTTTGATGAGCGCGGTCCAACAGGTTCTTCGAAATGGGCTCAATGTGCTCGGTATCTCCGCTCCGGAGCACATGTAA
- the tgt gene encoding tRNA guanosine(34) transglycosylase Tgt codes for MMQYHVQQSDQHSKGRIGLLTTGHAEVRTPAFMPVGSLGPVKGLEPEDLQRLGFGLILNNAYHLYLRPGHKIVADMGGLHAFTGWPGAILTDSGGFQIFSLAKLCEITDEGVTFQSHIDGSTHFLTPEKAMEIEEALGADIIMALDQCVALPADRETIQDGVRRTKLWAERCQASRRRTDQALFGIVQGGLEPDLRVASARELVRLGFEGYAIGGLSVGEGKSDMYAMLDVTVPELPENKPRYLMGVGHPEDLLEGVARGVDLFDCVVPSRHGRTGSLFTSAGRVVIKQARYAEDERPIDPDCACPVCRRYSRAYLHHLFMVKEMLGARLNTIHNLWYFSELMRRIREALTEGTFPEFRETFYRNSNRQAVMAGLAACEEPCGDLHGNGHI; via the coding sequence ATGATGCAGTACCACGTTCAACAATCCGATCAGCACTCCAAGGGCCGCATCGGTCTGCTCACGACCGGTCATGCAGAGGTTCGAACGCCGGCGTTCATGCCGGTCGGCTCGTTGGGCCCTGTCAAGGGGCTCGAACCGGAGGACCTGCAACGCCTCGGATTTGGACTCATCCTCAACAATGCATATCACCTGTACCTGCGTCCTGGTCACAAGATCGTGGCCGACATGGGGGGGCTTCATGCCTTCACCGGCTGGCCGGGAGCGATCCTCACCGACAGCGGGGGATTTCAGATTTTCAGTTTAGCCAAGTTGTGCGAGATCACCGACGAGGGCGTCACGTTTCAATCGCACATCGATGGGTCGACGCATTTCCTGACGCCGGAAAAGGCGATGGAAATCGAAGAGGCGTTGGGCGCCGATATCATCATGGCGCTCGATCAGTGTGTGGCCTTGCCTGCCGATCGAGAGACCATCCAGGATGGTGTGCGCCGAACGAAGCTGTGGGCTGAGCGCTGTCAGGCCAGCAGGCGACGAACGGACCAGGCCTTGTTCGGCATTGTTCAGGGTGGATTGGAACCGGACTTGCGCGTAGCCTCGGCAAGGGAGCTTGTGCGATTGGGGTTCGAGGGCTACGCCATCGGCGGGTTGTCGGTCGGAGAAGGTAAATCCGACATGTATGCGATGCTCGATGTGACGGTTCCTGAGTTGCCGGAAAACAAGCCCCGGTATCTTATGGGGGTCGGACATCCGGAAGATCTGCTTGAAGGGGTGGCTCGGGGTGTCGATCTTTTCGATTGCGTCGTCCCCTCGCGCCATGGCAGAACAGGCTCTCTCTTTACCTCCGCCGGTCGGGTCGTCATCAAACAAGCACGGTATGCCGAGGACGAACGACCGATCGATCCTGATTGCGCGTGTCCGGTATGCCGGCGATACTCACGGGCTTATTTGCACCACTTGTTTATGGTCAAGGAAATGCTGGGAGCGCGGCTCAACACGATTCATAACTTATGGTATTTCTCTGAATTGATGCGCCGAATACGAGAGGCGTTGACAGAGGGAACCTTTCCCGAATTTCGGGAAACATTTTATCGGAACTCCAACCGCCAGGCGGTGATGGCCGGTCTAGCGGCGTGTGAAGAACCGTGTGGAGATTTGCATGGGAACGGTCATATATAG
- the yajC gene encoding preprotein translocase subunit YajC, with translation MSSMLMESIAWAEGTSGGASASGGASGILSLLPFLLIFVIFYFLLIRPQQKKQKQQQALLDALKKGDKVITTSGIWGTITNIGKETVTLQIADNTKVKMQRENVARVRGEEEDKDKDKDKDKDKDKDKDA, from the coding sequence ATGAGCTCGATGTTGATGGAATCGATTGCCTGGGCTGAGGGGACGAGCGGCGGCGCATCCGCCAGTGGAGGGGCGAGCGGGATATTATCGTTGCTCCCCTTCCTCTTGATCTTTGTCATTTTTTATTTTCTTCTGATCCGGCCTCAACAGAAGAAGCAAAAGCAGCAGCAGGCCCTGTTGGATGCCTTGAAGAAGGGCGACAAAGTGATCACGACGTCAGGAATCTGGGGCACCATCACCAACATCGGGAAAGAAACGGTGACGTTGCAGATCGCCGATAATACCAAGGTCAAAATGCAGCGCGAGAATGTTGCGCGCGTGCGCGGCGAAGAGGAAGATAAGGACAAAGACAAGGATAAAGATAAGGATAAAGATAAGGACAAGGACGCATAG
- the secD gene encoding protein translocase subunit SecD, with product MKKVSGRLWLLTLVILVSVVAFLPSYQPVYQALPGWVKGVLPNKGITLGLDLQGGIHMVLEVDEDRAVEIAVDRSVTALQDLLTEKKLAVDSVKRTGHDQIAVQLQNAETKASAQKLIDNFPIFVEKESAGSANGMVWELREPETKRIKDSAINQALETIRNRIDQFGVAEPIVQRQGLKQIVVQLPGVKDPKRAKDLIKETALLEFKMLDEDIHLDLPARVTKDKEAEVVQQFAGKLPESDQILFERMVDKDTGVEFRMPYVVKKRVMLTGDVLSDARVAIGQFNDSYVSITFDSKGGQEFERITGENVKKRMAVVLDNTIYSAPVIQERISGGRAQITGTFTTQEANDLAIVLRAGALPAPLKIVQDLTVGPSLGQDSIDKGIRATLIAGAMVVIFMIVYYRLSGLIADFALVLNLVCLMGALSAVTATLTLPGIAGIVLTIGMGVDSNVLIFERIREELRGGKAPRSAIDAGYDKALLTIIDSHVTTLITGVALFLFGTGPIKGFAVTLCLGIAINLFTALVGTKVIFDLLYHRRKVEALSI from the coding sequence ATGAAAAAGGTAAGTGGGCGGCTCTGGTTATTAACCCTGGTCATCTTGGTATCGGTGGTGGCCTTTCTCCCGTCCTATCAGCCGGTGTATCAAGCCTTGCCTGGCTGGGTGAAGGGAGTTCTCCCCAACAAGGGAATTACGTTGGGGCTGGATTTGCAGGGCGGCATCCATATGGTCCTGGAGGTGGACGAGGACCGTGCCGTGGAGATCGCGGTCGATCGTTCCGTCACCGCGCTGCAGGATCTCTTGACCGAGAAGAAGCTCGCGGTCGACTCGGTCAAGCGAACCGGGCATGATCAGATCGCGGTCCAGCTGCAGAATGCCGAGACGAAGGCCTCCGCCCAGAAACTGATCGATAATTTTCCGATTTTCGTCGAGAAGGAATCGGCGGGGTCGGCGAACGGCATGGTGTGGGAGCTTCGTGAGCCGGAAACCAAGCGCATCAAGGATTCCGCCATCAACCAGGCGTTGGAAACCATCCGGAACCGCATCGATCAGTTCGGCGTCGCGGAGCCGATCGTTCAGCGCCAAGGGTTGAAGCAAATCGTCGTGCAGCTGCCTGGTGTCAAGGATCCGAAACGCGCCAAGGATCTGATCAAGGAGACGGCGCTGCTCGAATTCAAAATGTTGGACGAAGACATCCACCTTGACCTGCCTGCGCGCGTGACGAAAGACAAAGAAGCCGAGGTGGTCCAGCAGTTTGCCGGAAAACTCCCGGAGAGCGACCAGATTTTATTCGAGCGAATGGTCGACAAGGACACGGGTGTCGAGTTTCGCATGCCCTATGTCGTCAAGAAGCGGGTCATGTTGACCGGTGATGTGCTGAGTGATGCCCGTGTCGCCATCGGTCAATTCAACGATTCGTATGTGTCCATCACGTTCGACTCCAAGGGAGGGCAGGAATTCGAGCGGATTACGGGGGAGAACGTCAAGAAACGCATGGCCGTGGTCCTCGATAACACCATCTACTCGGCGCCGGTCATTCAGGAACGTATTTCAGGGGGGCGCGCGCAGATTACGGGGACGTTCACCACGCAGGAAGCCAATGATTTGGCGATTGTTCTACGGGCCGGCGCGCTCCCGGCGCCGTTGAAGATCGTGCAGGATCTGACGGTCGGCCCGTCTCTCGGTCAAGATTCTATTGATAAGGGGATCAGGGCGACGCTCATCGCCGGGGCGATGGTGGTGATCTTCATGATCGTCTATTACCGTCTGTCCGGACTGATCGCGGATTTTGCCTTAGTGCTGAATTTGGTGTGTCTGATGGGCGCGCTGTCCGCCGTGACCGCCACGTTGACCCTGCCGGGAATCGCCGGCATTGTGCTGACGATCGGAATGGGCGTCGACTCGAATGTCTTGATCTTTGAGCGGATTCGCGAAGAGCTGCGTGGCGGAAAGGCGCCACGATCCGCCATCGATGCGGGTTACGACAAAGCGCTGTTGACGATTATCGATTCGCACGTGACGACGCTGATCACCGGAGTCGCCCTGTTTCTCTTTGGGACCGGGCCTATCAAGGGCTTTGCCGTGACGCTGTGCCTGGGGATCGCCATCAACCTCTTCACGGCATTGGTCGGGACAAAAGTCATTTTTGATCTGTTGTATCATCGACGAAAAGTCGAGGCGTTGAGCATCTGA
- the secF gene encoding protein translocase subunit SecF has protein sequence MLEILGKTNIDFMGKRTFAFLFSGVMVLLGLIALVQIARGAANLGIDFAGGTAVQLKFEQPVRIDEARKALEANGMSNVELQEFGQDNKLLIRVKASTTIEEKVAERVVGIFAKDFPANKFVIDSTTEIGPTIGKKLQEDALVAIVVSFVGIILYIAARFELRFGVAAALATFHDVLAVVGAFYILDKEITLLIVTALLTLAGYSLTDTVVVFDRIRENLKSRRRESEEGTINTAVNQVLSRTIVTSLTVVIVLIPLAAAGGEVLHDFSLALLWGVIFGTYSSIFVASPLLLLWPGASGRLLKRS, from the coding sequence ATGTTAGAGATTCTTGGGAAGACCAACATTGACTTCATGGGCAAGCGCACGTTCGCGTTTCTCTTTTCCGGCGTGATGGTTTTGCTCGGGCTCATCGCCCTGGTCCAGATTGCGCGCGGCGCCGCCAATCTCGGCATCGACTTTGCCGGGGGAACGGCCGTCCAGCTCAAGTTCGAGCAGCCGGTCCGGATTGATGAGGCCCGCAAGGCGTTGGAGGCCAACGGCATGAGCAATGTGGAGCTGCAGGAGTTCGGACAAGATAACAAGCTCCTCATTCGGGTGAAGGCGTCCACGACGATCGAAGAGAAGGTCGCGGAACGTGTGGTGGGAATCTTCGCCAAAGATTTTCCCGCCAACAAGTTCGTCATCGACTCCACCACCGAGATCGGGCCGACTATCGGGAAGAAGCTTCAAGAAGATGCGCTCGTCGCGATCGTCGTCTCATTTGTGGGCATTATCTTGTACATTGCGGCCCGATTTGAGCTTCGGTTCGGCGTAGCCGCCGCATTGGCGACATTTCACGACGTCTTGGCCGTGGTCGGGGCCTTCTATATCCTCGACAAGGAAATTACCCTGCTGATCGTCACCGCGCTCTTGACGTTGGCCGGCTATTCCTTGACCGACACGGTGGTGGTGTTCGATCGGATCAGAGAGAATCTCAAGTCGCGCCGTCGGGAAAGCGAAGAAGGGACGATCAACACCGCCGTCAATCAGGTGTTGAGCCGCACGATCGTCACCAGTTTGACGGTCGTCATTGTCCTCATTCCCCTGGCCGCGGCCGGTGGAGAAGTTCTGCACGATTTCTCACTGGCCCTGCTCTGGGGCGTGATTTTCGGCACCTATTCCTCGATCTTCGTGGCCAGCCCACTACTGCTCTTGTGGCCGGGAGCGTCGGGTCGCCTCTTGAAACGCAGCTGA
- a CDS encoding PAS domain S-box protein — protein MALWSRSSSLQQKIIAAIVMVGLLPLTLLLALIYIEERRALRESTGANFKEVAVEAARRIEMQVTRGINEAQQLATAPFLRTAVSEANRTYEGKDAQRISEIIKDWQQRWRQRDKRSEFPLFVNRIVTNYLIRWHEIRKSDYVGILVTDAQGALVVSSIPQVEYSYAKTAWWQAVVQGGSHQPYVSEIAFDPAFGTHVVVVAAPILDDQRRTVIGTVTILLRRDTLFQSIAEGSFGMTGHAMLFASDGTVVICPVLAPEAHSIDAELVGTLGALKPGWAEAADDSHGNKGALIGFAPVRFADQLAAGSIGGKRWITVARQDPSEIFAPLGELMAKVLLFGMIVLVVLSGIGMIVARRIARPIQVLHDGVQQIGSGRLEQRLEIATGDEIEGLAQAFNQMASNLQRSFGQIEQRMADVRRVEEKYRDLIEHAPEMICQLDRGGRLVHVNKTGLDKLGYTPDEMLGMKLWDCVHGGQESHVLHFLERLVSHGQSSMETVLVAKDGRLMDVEVHGTALFDQERGGLIHSRAFVRDVTAQRRLEQEIQRYTVGLEQVVSERTQQLTISQARYKALFDFVADSVFMVSATGFVVAVNEREQQVLGYAESEIVGKNVLDIVPDAHHRAFTGWLRDVSTEQRQVATQEMTVYHADRHEIPVEMDLIRVSGTEQLLVMVQLRDITDRKKLERQLHSYREDLELKVKERTREIEETKQYLENLLENANDVIYTLDLDQQFTYVNSKINAWGYRKDDLIGRPYLSLLSRRHRGRRLKNTLDIGAKQVYEVEVVTRSGEVRAVMVSVSPLQGADGEILGVLGIARDMTETKKLERQIRHAEKLASIGQLAAGVAHEINNPLGGILNCLYNLRKGTPSPARQEEYWASMEHGVRRVQKIVRQLLDFSQQHEPAFSPADINRIVDQVLGLTTHLFMPNRIRLETFPTYDVPPVMVDRHMIEQVLMNLILNAVQAMKNGGVLTIRTSVAEGICRVDVTDTGSGIPASVLPRVFDPFFTTKGEGEGTGLGLSVNLGIVERHGGKILVESEVGKGTTFTLCLPVSRERSFAEKEA, from the coding sequence ATGGCACTCTGGAGCCGGTCTTCTAGTCTCCAGCAGAAGATCATCGCAGCGATTGTGATGGTCGGTCTCCTGCCGCTGACCCTTCTGCTCGCCCTCATCTATATCGAAGAGCGACGCGCCTTGCGGGAGTCGACGGGGGCGAATTTCAAGGAAGTGGCTGTCGAAGCCGCCCGTCGGATCGAAATGCAGGTCACTCGAGGCATAAACGAAGCCCAACAACTTGCGACCGCCCCCTTCCTGCGCACTGCCGTCTCGGAAGCCAACCGAACGTACGAGGGCAAAGACGCTCAGCGCATTTCGGAAATCATCAAGGATTGGCAACAACGGTGGAGGCAGCGCGACAAGCGAAGCGAATTTCCCCTCTTCGTCAACCGGATCGTGACCAACTACTTGATTCGATGGCATGAGATTCGAAAGTCGGACTATGTCGGCATTTTAGTCACCGACGCACAGGGAGCCCTGGTCGTCAGTTCGATTCCCCAAGTGGAGTATTCCTATGCCAAGACCGCTTGGTGGCAGGCTGTGGTACAAGGCGGCAGTCACCAGCCTTACGTGAGCGAAATTGCCTTCGATCCGGCATTCGGAACCCACGTCGTCGTCGTGGCCGCGCCGATCCTGGACGATCAACGTCGGACCGTGATCGGAACCGTGACGATTCTGCTTCGGCGTGACACGTTATTTCAGTCCATCGCCGAGGGTTCGTTCGGCATGACGGGCCATGCCATGCTGTTCGCCTCGGACGGGACCGTCGTGATTTGCCCTGTCCTTGCGCCCGAAGCCCACTCGATCGATGCCGAATTGGTCGGCACGCTGGGGGCGTTGAAACCAGGATGGGCGGAGGCCGCCGACGATTCGCACGGAAATAAGGGCGCGCTGATCGGATTTGCGCCGGTGCGGTTTGCCGATCAGCTCGCGGCGGGCAGTATCGGCGGGAAACGCTGGATTACGGTGGCGCGCCAAGATCCATCGGAAATCTTTGCCCCGCTGGGTGAGTTGATGGCCAAAGTCTTGTTATTCGGCATGATCGTGCTGGTCGTGCTTTCAGGAATCGGCATGATCGTAGCCCGCCGAATCGCCCGGCCGATTCAGGTATTGCATGACGGCGTGCAACAGATCGGGAGTGGGCGATTGGAGCAGCGGTTGGAGATCGCGACGGGGGACGAAATCGAAGGGCTGGCTCAGGCCTTCAATCAGATGGCGAGCAATCTGCAACGTTCATTCGGGCAGATTGAACAGCGAATGGCGGATGTGCGGCGGGTGGAGGAGAAATATCGGGATCTGATCGAACATGCTCCGGAAATGATCTGTCAACTCGATCGGGGAGGTCGGCTTGTTCACGTCAATAAGACCGGCCTCGACAAACTGGGGTATACCCCCGACGAGATGTTGGGCATGAAACTCTGGGATTGTGTCCATGGCGGGCAGGAATCGCACGTATTGCACTTTCTGGAACGGCTCGTGTCGCACGGGCAAAGCTCGATGGAAACCGTGCTGGTGGCCAAAGACGGCCGGTTGATGGATGTGGAGGTTCATGGGACGGCCCTGTTCGATCAAGAGCGAGGCGGACTGATTCACTCGCGCGCCTTCGTCCGAGATGTGACGGCACAGCGTCGGTTGGAGCAGGAGATTCAGCGGTACACCGTTGGATTGGAGCAGGTGGTGTCGGAGCGGACGCAGCAGCTGACGATATCGCAAGCCCGCTACAAGGCGTTGTTCGATTTCGTGGCTGACTCTGTGTTCATGGTGAGCGCGACGGGGTTCGTCGTGGCCGTCAATGAACGGGAACAACAAGTACTGGGCTATGCCGAATCGGAGATCGTGGGGAAGAACGTTCTCGATATCGTGCCGGACGCCCACCACCGAGCCTTCACCGGCTGGTTGCGTGATGTCAGCACGGAACAACGGCAGGTCGCCACTCAGGAAATGACCGTGTACCATGCCGATCGCCATGAGATCCCGGTGGAAATGGACTTGATTCGAGTGAGCGGGACCGAGCAATTGCTGGTCATGGTGCAGCTTCGTGATATTACCGATCGGAAAAAGCTCGAGCGCCAACTGCACTCATACCGAGAAGATCTCGAGTTGAAAGTCAAAGAGCGCACGAGAGAAATCGAAGAGACCAAGCAGTACTTGGAAAATTTGCTCGAGAATGCCAACGACGTCATTTATACGCTCGATCTGGATCAGCAGTTCACCTATGTCAACAGCAAGATCAATGCCTGGGGATATCGCAAAGATGATTTGATCGGCCGGCCCTACCTCTCGCTTCTGTCACGGCGCCATCGGGGACGGCGACTCAAGAACACGTTGGATATCGGCGCGAAGCAGGTGTACGAGGTTGAAGTCGTGACTCGGTCGGGTGAAGTGCGCGCCGTCATGGTCAGTGTTTCTCCCCTTCAAGGGGCCGACGGGGAGATCCTTGGGGTGCTCGGCATCGCGCGCGATATGACGGAGACCAAGAAGCTGGAGCGCCAGATTCGTCATGCGGAAAAACTGGCCTCCATCGGTCAACTGGCGGCGGGCGTGGCGCATGAAATCAACAATCCTCTCGGAGGGATTCTCAATTGTCTCTACAACCTTCGAAAGGGGACCCCCTCGCCGGCGCGTCAAGAGGAATATTGGGCCTCGATGGAACATGGCGTCCGACGTGTTCAGAAGATCGTTCGGCAATTGCTCGATTTTTCACAGCAGCACGAACCGGCATTCAGTCCGGCCGATATCAATCGCATCGTCGACCAGGTGTTGGGGCTGACCACCCATCTCTTTATGCCCAATCGGATTCGTTTGGAAACATTCCCGACCTATGACGTGCCTCCTGTGATGGTCGATCGGCATATGATCGAACAAGTCTTGATGAATTTGATCTTGAACGCCGTGCAGGCCATGAAAAACGGCGGCGTGCTGACGATCAGGACTTCCGTGGCGGAGGGTATCTGCCGGGTCGACGTGACGGATACGGGGTCCGGCATCCCCGCATCAGTCCTCCCACGGGTCTTTGATCCCTTCTTCACGACCAAAGGGGAAGGGGAGGGAACGGGACTGGGTCTCTCGGTCAACCTGGGCATCGTGGAACGTCATGGCGGAAAAATTTTGGTCGAGAGTGAAGTCGGAAAAGGAACGACGTTCACCCTGTGCCTGCCCGTCTCACGAGAACGTTCTTTTGCGGAGAAGGAAGCATGA
- a CDS encoding sigma-54-dependent transcriptional regulator — protein sequence MKGLTVLLVDDEPLMRLSMMDALEAVGCEVQAAATGTEGIEAIRAKTYDVVITDLRLPGIDGLTVLQAAKSKESQTEVLMITAHGSVETAVEAMKLGAFDYITKPFQMDELLLIIERVSGMIALRRENQDLKHQLEDKFCFNGILGANSQMRAVLDKIKLVAETDSTVLIVGESGTGKELVANALHQNSPRKGYPLIKVSCAALPELLLEAELFGHEKGAFTGALRQRLGRFEMAHRGTLFLDEIGEISPVVQVKLLRVLQERTFERVGSNEPIETDVRLVCATQKDLRKEVAQGRFREDLFYRLNVVPIVVPPLRQRQEDIMVIAEHVLDRCACKLNKQLRGFSQHARELLLRYSYPGNVRELENMVERAVALGRDRDAVQPADLCGFQSCPYLGGVPQESCGFCSEGLTGGKKKKDTTLTSLAAAREGFEKDYIVSVLERVEGSRTTASKILGLSRKALWEKCKRYGIPSAQSNSDDEG from the coding sequence ATGAAAGGGTTGACGGTTCTGTTGGTGGACGATGAGCCCTTGATGCGTCTTTCCATGATGGATGCATTGGAGGCCGTCGGTTGCGAGGTGCAGGCGGCGGCGACCGGCACGGAAGGGATCGAAGCGATTCGAGCGAAGACCTATGATGTGGTGATCACCGACCTTCGGTTGCCGGGTATCGATGGACTGACCGTGCTTCAGGCGGCCAAAAGCAAGGAGTCCCAGACCGAGGTGCTGATGATTACGGCACATGGATCGGTCGAAACGGCTGTTGAAGCCATGAAACTGGGGGCGTTCGATTATATTACGAAGCCATTCCAGATGGATGAGTTGCTGCTGATCATCGAGCGAGTCAGCGGCATGATCGCGCTCCGGCGGGAGAATCAGGATCTCAAACACCAGCTCGAAGATAAGTTCTGCTTCAACGGCATTTTGGGGGCGAACAGTCAGATGCGCGCCGTGCTGGACAAGATCAAGCTCGTGGCTGAGACCGATTCCACCGTTCTGATCGTCGGAGAGAGCGGAACAGGCAAGGAACTTGTCGCCAACGCGCTGCATCAGAATAGCCCGCGGAAAGGATATCCGTTGATCAAAGTCAGTTGCGCCGCGTTGCCGGAGCTGCTGCTGGAAGCGGAACTCTTCGGCCACGAGAAAGGCGCGTTTACGGGTGCCTTGCGCCAGCGCCTGGGGCGATTCGAAATGGCGCATCGAGGGACGTTGTTCCTCGATGAAATCGGCGAAATTTCGCCCGTCGTGCAGGTGAAACTCTTGCGCGTCCTGCAGGAGCGTACCTTCGAGCGGGTCGGGAGCAATGAGCCGATCGAAACGGATGTTCGACTCGTCTGCGCCACACAGAAAGACTTGCGCAAAGAGGTGGCGCAGGGCCGGTTCCGCGAAGACCTCTTCTACCGGCTCAACGTCGTCCCGATCGTTGTTCCGCCGCTTCGACAACGCCAAGAAGACATCATGGTCATCGCCGAACATGTGCTGGACCGATGTGCGTGTAAACTGAACAAACAGCTGAGGGGATTTTCTCAACACGCGCGTGAATTGTTGCTCCGCTATTCGTATCCGGGGAACGTGCGGGAGTTGGAAAACATGGTCGAGCGGGCGGTGGCGCTCGGGCGGGATCGGGACGCGGTCCAACCGGCCGATCTGTGCGGATTTCAATCCTGCCCCTATCTGGGGGGCGTTCCACAGGAATCCTGCGGTTTCTGCAGTGAAGGTTTGACCGGAGGGAAAAAGAAGAAAGATACGACCCTGACCTCGCTGGCTGCTGCGCGGGAAGGCTTTGAGAAAGACTATATCGTCTCCGTGTTGGAGCGTGTCGAGGGAAGTCGCACGACCGCATCGAAGATCTTGGGATTGTCCCGAAAGGCTCTTTGGGAAAAGTGCAAACGCTACGGTATTCCGTCCGCGCAGAGCAACAGCGACGATGAAGGCTGA